Proteins co-encoded in one Brassica oleracea var. oleracea cultivar TO1000 chromosome C4, BOL, whole genome shotgun sequence genomic window:
- the LOC106341769 gene encoding piezo-type mechanosensitive ion channel homolog isoform X2, translated as MASFLVGFLLPWLLLAAALINWSLISFVDLIAFLLLAPDFGYRFQRSHWLLWPIFFFSCLIIVAQVVYLVISDALGPDWDTSDTGWMNVTGFMTLKSWRNPTVMYFLALQLLTSLVSLADIYSSRFGLVRWRDTCWSHFSQVFEHLGSHLRVATCLLLPAVQLAVGICNPSWISLPFFIGSCAGLVDWSLTSNVSGLFRWWRVLYIYSGFNIILLYLYQLPINFSDMIRWIASFIGLFRISAETEGPDICSGLFLLLFFIMLSYVRSNLEDMDFIMSTSENNLAERLLPPKYSFFIRESRAGVRHTNVLLRGAVFKTFSINFFTYGFPVSLFALSFWSFHFASLCAFGLLAYVGYIIYAFPSLFRLHRLNGLLLVFILLWAVSTYIFNVAFSFLNTKVGKDMKIWEMVGLWHYTIPGFFLLAQFGLGMLVALGNLVNNSVFLYLSEESSRSSNDSSYSEDEETKVLVVATIAWGLRKCSRAIMLALIFLIAMKPGFVHAVYVIFFLIYLLSHNINRKIRKSLILLCEVHFALLYILEIDLVSNSLKRQGSVSREILFQLGLLRSESSWDFLEIALLACFCAIHNHGFEVLFSFSAIVRHTPSPPIGFSILKAGLNKSVLLSVYSSPSSSYCQDNTTYERHIASFLSAVGQKFLSMYRSCGTYIAFITILISVYLVKPNYVSFGYIFLLLFWITGRQMFEETKRRLWFPLKAYAFLVFMFIYCLSSFVSLQLWLSGYIDLYFYLGYNSKAPLLDNVWESLAVLVVMQLYSYERRQNGHYIPGESSLLQPGVFGFVERFLVWHGQKILFAALFYASLSPISVFGFVYLLGLVICTTFPKSSSVPSKSFLIYTGFLVSAEYLFQLWGMQAQMFPGQKYAELSFYLGLRVYEPGFWGIESGLRGKVLVVAACTLQYNVFRWLERTPGLTVIKGKYDEPCPLFVSAEDTTASVSSSNGENPSSTDHSSLSMKQGEATSNSWPFFSPRDNQAADFLHPKTAGSESGSNRKFSFGHLTHFWGSIKESHRWNRRRILALKKERFETQKNLLKIYLKFWIENMFNLYGLEINMIALLLASFALLNAISLVYIALLAACVLLRRRVIQKLWPVVVFLFASILSVEYVATWNNSLPSDQAPSETSVHCHDCWSIAVLNFKFCRDCWLGVRVDDPRTLISYFVVFMFACFKLRSDHISSFSQSSTYHQMKSQRKNSFVWRDLSFETKSMWTVLDYLRLYCYVHLLDVVLILILITGTLEYDILHLGYLAFALVFARMRLEILKKKNKIFRFLRVYNFVLIILSLAYQSPFVGNFNDGKCETVDYIYEVIGFYKYDYGFRITARSALVEIIIFMLVSLQSYMFSSQEFDYVSRYLEAEQIGAIVREQEKKAARKTEQLQQIREAVEKKRQRNLQVEKMKSEMLNLRVQLHRMSSDSNFGLTSPRTEGLRRRRNPYLIPDSGAASPEIDGVVHRKEEQPVVEDPRYPFEVHELPISTTPEAPDSPECSFGASPCEITEVQQDLDVMAMEHERKEKSEGKDNPLISAVQLIGDGVSQVQFIGNQAVNNLVNFLNISPENSDTNEQSSVDDEVYDEMESQRRIHKPFERSTSLQSDRSTDGASFQIGRILRHIWSRMQSNNDIVCYCCFIIAFLWNFSLLSMVYLAALFLYALCVHTGPTHIFWVLMLMYTEIYILLQYLYQIIIQHCGLSIDAPLLHELGFPTQRIKSSFVVSSLPLFLIYIFTLIQSAITVKDGDWVPSGDFTSRRNARGSQKDLTRSSWRQRILDVCKKLRDGATLVMRGICRYWISLTRGAESPPYFVQVTMDVHMWPEDGIQPERVECRMNQLLRLVHNERCEKENPDLCPYSSRVHVQSIERSSEIPNEALVVLEVEYASPTNGCCSAEWHKSLTPASDVAKEIRKAQHSGLFEGTGFPYPILSVIGGGKRETDLYAYIFGADLMAFFLVAVFYQSVIKNKSEFIDVYQLEDQFPVDFVIILMVIFFLIVVDRVIYLCSFATGKVVYYLFSLILFTYAVTEYAWSIYPTQQHAAGLALRFIFLAKAMSLALQAIQIRYGLPHKSTLYRQFLTSEVSRINYYGYRLYRALPFLYELRCVLDWSCTATSLTMYDWLKLEDVNASLYLVKCDTVLNRATHKHGERQTKMTKCCNGICLFFILLCVIWAPMLMYSSGNPTNIANPIKDASVQIDIKTIGGKLTLFQTTLCKRISGDDIDLGLDLGSQSFLPTYNKNDIQLICCQADASVLWLVPDTVVTRFVQSLDWDTEMDITFSWVLNRDRPKGKETVKYERSVDPQDLPKRSDVQMVLNGSMDGFRVQNLYPKFFRVTGSGDVRSFEDQTDEVSADILMNHADSKWWWSFHNLKASENISACEGMDGPVAIIMSEETPPQGFLGDTLSKFSIWGLYITFVLAVGRFIRLQCSDLRMRIPYENLPSCDRLIAICEDLYAARAEGELGVEEVLYWTLVKIYRSPHMLLEYTKLDYDA; from the exons GAAGTCATCTTAGGGTTGCCACCTGCTTGTTGCTACCAGCAGTTCAATTGGCAGTGGGAATTTGCAATCCTTCATGGATTTCTTTGCCATTTTTTATTGGTAGCTGTGCTGGTCTTGTGGACTGGTCCTTGACTAGCAACGTTTCAGGACTTTTCAG GTGGTGGAGAGTTCTTTACATCTACTCAGGATTCAACATCATCCTGCTTTACCTCTATCAGTTACCAATAAACTTTTCCGATATGATTCGATGGATAGCAAGCTTTATCGGTCTATTCAGAATCTCTGCGGAAACTGAAGGCCCTGATATTTGTTCTGGTCTTTTCCTTTTGCTGTTCTTCATCATG CTTTCCTATGTAAGGTCAAACCTCGAGGATATGGACTTTATTATGTCCACGAGTGAAAATAACTTGGCAGAGCGTCTTCTTCCTCCAAAATATTCGTTTTTTATTCGGGAATCAAG GGCTGGTGTAAGGCACACCAATGTTTTACTGAGGGGAGCTGTGTTTAAGACTTTCAGTATCAATTTCTTCACATATGGTTTTCCG GTCTCTCTGTTTGCTCTTTCGTTCTGGAGTTTTCATTTTGCGAGCTTGTGTGCGTTTGGCCTCCTTGCATATGTTGGTTACATTATCTATGCCTTCCCGTCCTTGTTCCGCTTGCACAGATTAAATGGCCTTCTTCTTGTATTTATACTCTTGTGGGCTGTCAGTACGTACATATTCAATGTGGCATTTTCCTTTCTGAACACTAAGGTTGGAAAG GACATGAAAATTTGGGAGATGGTGGGCCTTTGGCATTACACTATACCTGGATTCTTTTTACTTGCACAATTTGGTTTGGGGATGTTGGTTGCATTGGGTAATCTTGTGAACAACTCTGTTTTTCTCTACCTGTCTGAAGAGAGCTCCAGATCCTCCAATGATAGTTCTTATTCTGAAG ATGAGGAAACAAAGGTGTTGGTTGTCGCCACCATTGCTTGGGGATTGCGGAAATGTTCACGGGCTATTATGCTAGCACTGATTTTCCTCATCGCCATGAAACCTGGGTTTGTCCATGCAGTGTATG TGATATTCTTCCTTATTTATCTGTTGAGCCACAACATCAACAGAAAGATACGCAAGTCACTGATTCTTCTATGCGAAGTTCATTTTGCGCTTCTCTACATTCTTGAGATCGATCTTGTGTCGAACTCCTTAAAGCGGCAAGGCTCTGTGAGCAGAGAAATTCTGTTTCAGTTAG GTCTCCTTAGGTCTGAAAGCTCTTGGGACTTCTTGGAGATAGCCTTGCTTGCTTGCTTCTGTGCTATCCATAATCATGGTTTTGAGGTGCTATTTTCCTTCTCAGCAATTGTACGACACACACCAAGCCCTCCAATTGGATTTAGCATATTGAAAGCTGGTCTCAACAAATCAGTTCTCTTGTCCGTCTACTCATCTCCATCTTCAAGTTATTGCCAGGATAATACTACTTATG AGAGACATATTGCTTCATTTCTGAGTGCGGTTGGGCAAAAGTTTCTGTCTATGTACCGATCATGTGGAACATACATTGCCTTCATCACTATTCTCATAAGTGTATACCTGGTGAAACCCAATTATGTATCGTTTGGATACATTTTCCTTCTCTTGTTCTGGATTACTGGAAGACAAATGTTTGAGGAAACTAAGAGACGCTTGTGGTTCCCTTTGAAAGCATATGCTTTTTTGGTGTTTATGTTTATCTACTGCTTAAGTAGCTTTGTCAGCTTGCAGCTTTGGTTATCTGGATATATTGATCTCTACTTTTATTTGGGTTACAACTCCAAAGCACCATTGCTGGATAATGTATGGGAATCTCTCGCTGTCTTGGTCGTGATGCAACTTTACAGCTACGAAAGGAGGCAAAATGGACATTACATTCCTGGCGAATCTAGTTTGCTTCAACCTGGAGTTTTTGGTTTTGTTGAGAGATTTTTGGTATGGCATGGTCAGAAGATCTTGTTTGCGGCATTATTTTACGCATCATTGTCTCCAATAAGTGTGTTTGGATTTGTATATCTCCTTGGCCTAGTCATCTGCACAACCTTCCCAAAGTCTTCTTCAGTACCATCCAAATCATTTTTGATCTATACTGGATTTCTCGTGTCTGCGGAGTATCTTTTCCAACTGTGGGGCATGCAAGCTCAGATGTTCCCTGGGCAAAAATATGCTGAGTTGTCTTTCTACTTGGGCCTTCGAGTATATGAACCTGGATTTTGGGGTATAGAATCAGGTCTACGAGGCAAAGTGCTGGTTGTTGCTGCCTGCACTCTGCAATACAATGTATTTCGTTGGCTAGAAAGGACACCTGGTTTAACTGTTATTAAAGGAAAATACGACGAGCCTTGCCCCCTGTTTGTCTCTGCAGAAGACACCACTGCAAGTGTTTCCAGTTCTAATGGTGAAAACCCATCGTCAACAGATCATTCTTCTTTATCAATGAAACAAGGCGAGGCTACTAGTAACTCATGGCCTTTCTTCTCTCCCCGTGATAATCAGGCAGCTGATTTTTTGCATCCCAAGACCGCAGGCTCTGAAAGTGGCAGTAATAGGAAATTTTCATTTGGTCACTTGACTCACTTCTGGGGAAGCATCAAAGAGAGTCACAGGTGGAACAGGAGGAGGATTCTGGCATTGAAGAAGGAGAGGTTTGAAACGCAGAAAAATCTGTTGAAAATTTACTTGAAATTTTGGATTGAGAATATGTTTAACCTCTATGGCCTTGAGATAAACATGATTGCGCTGCTTCTTGCAAGTTTTGCTTTGTTGAATGCCATCTCCTTGGTATATATTGCGCTGCTTGCTGCATGTGTCCTCTTGAGAAGACGCGTAATTCAGAAACTATGGCCTGTCGTTGTTTTTCTGTTTGCATCAATACTCTCAGTTGAGTACGTTGCCACTTGGAATAACTCATTGCCTTCCGATCAGGCTCCAAGTGAAACTAGTGTGCATTGCCATGACTGCTGGAGCATTGCAGTTCTCAACTTTAAATTTTGCCGGGACTGTTGGCTTG GAGTGAGAGTTGACGATCCCCGGACGCTTATTAGCTATTTCGTGGTGTTCATGTTTGCCTGTTTCAAACTTCGGTCTGATCACATATCCAGTTTCTCTCAGTCATCAACATATCATCAGATGAAGTCTCAAAGAAAGAACTCATTTGTCTGGAGAGATCTCTCCTTCGAAACAAAGAGCATGTGGACCGTGCTTGATTACCTGAGGCTTTATTGTTACGTTCATCTGCTGGATGTTGTGCTTATTCTGATCCTAATCACAGGAACTCTCGAGTATGACATTCTACACCTGGGTTACCTTGCATTCGCTCTTGTTTTTGCTCGGATGCGACTTGAAATACTGAAGAAGAAGAACAAAATATTCAGGTTCTTGCGAGTCTACAATTTTGTTCTCATTATCCTTTCTCTCGCATATCAGTCTCCATTTGTGGGAAACTTCAATGATGGAAAGTGTGAAACGGTTGATTATATTTACGAGGTGATTGGATTTTACAAGTATGACTACGGGTTTCGAATCACTGCAAGATCTGCTCTCGTTGAGATAATAATATTTATGCTAGTATCTCTTCAGTCCTACATGTTTTCCTCCCAGGAGTTTGATTATGTCTCGCGGTATCTTGAAGCGGAGCAAATTGGTGCTATTGTGCGGGAGCAAGAAAAGAAAGCAGCGCGGAAGACCGAACAACTGCAACAGATTCGTGAGGCTGTAGAAAAGAAACGGCAGCGAAATTTGCAGGTGGAAAAGATGAAGTCTGAAATGCTGAACCTGCGGGTACAGCTTCACAGAATGAGTTCTGATTCTAATTTTGGACTTACTTCTCCGCGCACTGAAGGTCTAAGAAGGAGGAGGAATCCGTACTTGATTCCAGATAGTGGTGCAGCCAGTCCTGAGATTGACGGAGTAGTCCACAGGAAAGAGGAACAGCCTGTTGTCGAGGATCCACGGTATCCTTTTGAAGTTCATGAGCTTCCTATCAGTACTACTCCAGAAGCACCAGATTCTCCAGAGTGTTCATTTGGAGCATCTCCTTGTGAAATCACTGAAGTTCAGCAGGATCTTGATGTCATGGCTATGGAACATGAAAGAAAGGAAAAGTCAGAGGGAAAAGATAATCCGTTGATTTCTGCTGTGCAACTCATCGGTGATGGTGTTTCCCAAGTACAATTTATTGGAAATCAGGCAGTAAATAACCTTGTGAACTTCTTAAACATCTCGCCGGAAAATTCAGATACAAATGAGCAGTCCTCTGTAGATGATGAGGTGTATGATGAGATGGAAAGTCAGAGAAGAATACACAAACCTTTTGAAAGGTCAACATCTCTACAGTCAGACAGGAGTACTGATGGCGCTAGCTTTCAGATAGGAAGGATCCTTCGTCATATATGGTCTAGGATGCAGTCCAACAATGATATTGTTTGCTATTGCTGCTTCATTATTGCGTTCCTGTGGAACTTCAGTCTTCTTTCAATGGTCTATCTAGCAGCGTTGTTCTTATATGCCCTCTGCGTTCACACAGGCCCTACTCACATCTTCTGGGTCCTCATGCTAATGTACACAGAAATCTATATCCTTCTCCAGTATTTATACCAGATTATAATCCAGCACTGTGGGTTGAGCATTGATGCTCCTCTTCTTCATGAACTGGGATTTCCGACACAAAGAATCAAATCATCGTTTGTTGTCAGCTCGTTGCCTCTCTTCCTTATTTACATATTTACTCTCATACAGAGCGCCATAACAGTGAAAGATGGTGATTGGGTTCCTTCCGGAGATTTTACGTCGCGCCGGAATGCTCGTGGGAGCCAGAAGGATCTTACAAGAAGTAGCTGGAGGCAGAGAATCTTGGATGTGTGCAAGAAGTTGAGAGATGGGGCGACATTGGTGATGAGAGGCATCTGCCGGTACTGGATCTCGCTGACACGTGGAGCAGAATCCCCTCCTTACTTTGTTCAGGTGACAATGGATGTTCACATGTGGCCTGAAGATGGAATTCAGCCTGAAAGAGTTGAATGCCGAATGAATCAGTTGCTTAGGCTTGTTCACAATGAAAGATGCGAGAAGGAAAACCCTGATCTTTGTCCTTACTCGAGCAGGGTCCACGTACAAAGTATAGAGAGAAGTTCTGAGATCCCAAACGAGGCCCTGGTTGTCCTCGAGGTTGAGTATGCTTCTCCCACGAATGGGTGTTGTTCAGCAGAATGGCACAAATCACTCACCCCAGCCTCAGATGTGGCGAAAGAAATTCGCAAAGCTCAACATAGTGGACTTTTTGAAGGAACTGGGTTTCCGTACCCCATCCTCTCTGTGATTGGCGGAGGAAAGAGAGAAACAGACCTCTATGCTTACATATTTGGTGCTGATTTGATGGCCTTCTTTCTGGTTGCCGTTTTCTACCAATCAGTCATTAAAAATAAAAGCGAGTTTATTGATGTATATCAGCTAGAGGACCAGTTCCCAGTTGACTTTGTCATTATTCTAATG GTTATCTTCTTCCTGATTGTTGTTGATCGTGTCATCTATCTTTGCTCATTTGCGACTGGGAAAGTGGTATACTACCTCTTCAGTCTTATTCTCTTCACATATGCGGTGACAGAGTATGCTTGGAGCATATATCCGACGCAGCAACACGCTGCTGGCTTGGCTCTCAGATTCATATTTCTTGCCAAAGCAATGTCACTAGCTCTCCAGGCCATACAAATCCGCTATGGACTACCTCATAAGAGCACCCTATACCGGCAGTTTCTGACAAGTGAAGTTTCAAGGATCAATTACTATGGCTACAGACTTTACCGTGCTCTTCCTTTCCTGTATGAACTGAGATGTGTACTTGACTGGTCCTGCACAGCCACATCACTGACAATGTATGACTGGCTCAAG TTGGAAGATGTGAATGCGAGTTTGTACCTTGTCAAATGCGATACAGTTTTAAATCGAGCTACACACAAACATGGGGAGAGGCAAACAAAAATGACTAAATGCTGCAACGGGATATGTCTCTTCTTCATCTTGTTATGCGTTATATGGGCTCCTATGCTG ATGTATAGCAGTGGTAACCCAACAAACATTGCCAACCCGATAAAAGATGCGAGCGTTCAAATTGATATAAAAACAATTGGTGGAAAGCTTACTTTGTTCCAGACAACTCTGTGCAAAAGAATCTCAGGGGATGACATTGATCTTGGGCTAGATCTAGGGTCCCAAAGCTTCTTGCCAACGTACAACAAAAATGACATTCAGCTGATATGCTGCCAAGCTGATGCAAGCGTTCTATGGCTTGTCCCTGACACAGTTGTGACCAGATTCGTTCAATCCCTGGACTGGGACACGGAAATGGACATCACCTTTTCTTGGGTTCTAAACAGAGACCGACCCAAAGGCAAGGAGACTGTCAAGTATGAAAGAAGTGTGGACCCTCAGGACCTTCCGAAACGCTCTGATGTGCAAATGGTCCTCAATGGCTCAATGGATGGATTTAGAGTGCAGAACTTATACCCAAAGTTTTTCCGTGTTACTGGCTCTGGTGATGTCAGGTCTTTTGAGGATCAG ACGGATGAAGTGAGTGCAGACATACTCATGAACCATGCAGATTCCAAGTGGTGGTGGTCATTCCATAATCTTAAAGCGTCCGAAAATATCAGCGCTTGCGAGGGTATGGATGGACCAGTTGCTATCATAATGTCCGAGGAAACACCTCCAC AGGGGTTTCTTGGTGACACGCTCAGCAAATTCAGTATATGGGGGCTCTATATAACATTTGTACTGGCAGTGGGGCGTTTTATCAGGCTCCAGTGCTCTGACCTGCGTATGAGAATACCTTACGAGAACCTGCCTTCGTGTGACAG ATTAATAGCAATATGTGAGGACTTATACGCGGCGAGAGCGGAGGGTGAGCTTGGAGTAGAAGAAGTTCTATACTGGACCCTTGTGAAGATCTATAGATCCCCACACATGCTGCTTGAGTATACAAAGCTAGACTATGATGCTTAG